From Tachypleus tridentatus isolate NWPU-2018 chromosome 8, ASM421037v1, whole genome shotgun sequence, a single genomic window includes:
- the TfIIEalpha gene encoding transcription factor IIEalpha: MDGEFVTEVPNALKRLARMVMRGFYTIEHVIVVEMLIRNPCMKEDDLVELLKFERKQLRAVIAQLKNDRFVKMRLRMETGPDGKATRQNYYYINYKVFVNVVKYKLDHMRRKIETEERDSTSRASFRCTVCEKTFTDLEADQLIDFNTNEFRCTYCNEPVEEDESALPKKDSRMILAHFNEQIESLYTLLREVEDIKLAPELLEPEPTDVTQIKRDAGTKPRSSQSRGLNELGHWSGEATRNRDYHLGMEQGITINFADENSLSNATSNVQERKERPIWMIESTVLDTSISQGYTEPKPPVRDESPNISQTPALLGSQDNIMEALLAHEKKGGSGLQPIIPGQESAEESDTSESEEEAKPQVAHTEGEIGEMGSDDDDDDEDLVTIGDERIPLHAVTPEHVVRMTPAEKEAYIKLGQEIYNRMYD, from the exons ATGGATGGTGAATTTGTGACAGAAGTGCCTAATGCTTTGAAACGTCTTGCTCGAATGGTGATGAGAGGATTCTACACAATTGAACATGTCATTGTTGTAGAAATGCTAATACGAAATCCATGTATGAAGGAGGATGACTTAGTGGAACTCTTGAAATTTGAACGTAAACAACTTCGAGCTGTAATAGCACAATTGAAAAATGACCGATTTGTAAAGATGCGTCTTCGAATGGAAACTGGACCTGATGGAAAGGCTACTcgtcaaaattattattacattaattacaag GTGTTTGtaaatgttgttaaatacaaactaGATCACATGAGAAGAAAAATTGAAACAGAAGAAAGAGATTCAACTAGCCGAGCATCATTTCGTTGCACAGTATGTGAGAAGACATTTACTGACTTGGAGGCAGACCAGCTAATTGACTTTAACACCAATGAATTCCGTTGTACTTACTGTAATGAACCTGTTGAAGAAGATGAGAGTGCTTTACCCAAAAAGGATTCTCGTATGATACTAGCACACTTCAATGAGCAGATAGAATCTCTTTATACACTGCTTCGGGAAGTTGAAGACATTAAGCTTGCACCAGAACTTTTAGAACCTGAACCAACTGATGTCACACAAATTAAACG AGATGCTGGTACAAAACCACGTTCTAGTCAGTCACGAGGATTAAATGAACTTGGACACTGGAGTGGGGAGGCTACTCGGAACAGAGATTATCATCTTGGTATGGAGCAGGGCATCACAATCAACTTTGCAGATGAGAACTCCCTATCGAATGCAACCTCTAATGTTCAAGAACGGAAAGAAAGGCCTATATGGATGATTGAGAGCACTGTGTTGGATACTAGTATTTCTCAAGGG TATACAGAACCAAAACCACCTGTAAGAGATGAAAGCCCAAATATATCCCAGACTCCAGCTTTGCTAGGATCTCAGGACAACATAATGGAGGCACTTCTAGCTCATGAGAAAAAAGGAGGTAGTGGCTTGCAGCCGATTATCCCTGGACAGGAAAGTGCTGAGGAAAGTGATACAAGTGAATCTGAGGAGGAAGCAAAGCCACAGGTTGCCCACACTGAAGGAG AAATTGGTGAAATGGGaagtgatgatgatgatgatgatgaagatTTAGTGACTATCGGTGATGAAAGAATACCACTGCATGCTGTCACACCTGAACATGTGGTACGGATGACACCTGCTGAAAAGGAAGCATATATAAAGCTTGGACAGGAAATCTACAATCGTATGTATGATTGA